From a region of the Streptomyces sp. NBC_01454 genome:
- a CDS encoding GTP-binding protein has translation MSGNTPAARGLTVDTLVRSSPSAVVLAASIHCRDTGYPVVQRFVTGPGVPQSVSQPMAQVATGDPVVILRQDLLAIRRTARPPHLVLALPDELDLLPFLVELWRPRTGASALGDHYAPGPVVVGLDPAAFLAELGCVHRAARLWDGTDHTSPLTPAEIAARRVEAAHGVLVTAQPDHTGRRTDGVAALARHLNPSATLIHVAQQPQVAAELPPSFLRPVPDALEEWRARLEPVTVVPARPGTDLGVTSVVWRARRPLHPERLADALPTVMAGVVRGRGHLWLSSRPAAVVTWRSAGPHMELHEADRWLESGDESAWRSASPQRRTLASWFWHDYYGERRNALTFTGADLDRDLLCSALDAALLNDRELSLGWDGWAAFPDPLLGDAPR, from the coding sequence GTGAGCGGGAACACCCCGGCTGCCCGCGGGCTCACGGTGGACACGCTGGTGCGCAGCTCGCCCAGCGCCGTGGTGCTGGCCGCATCCATCCACTGCCGGGACACCGGGTACCCGGTCGTACAACGCTTCGTCACCGGTCCCGGAGTGCCGCAGTCCGTCTCGCAGCCCATGGCGCAGGTGGCCACCGGCGACCCGGTGGTGATCCTCCGGCAGGACCTGTTGGCCATCCGACGCACCGCACGGCCCCCACACTTGGTCCTCGCACTCCCCGACGAGCTGGATCTCCTGCCGTTCCTGGTGGAGTTGTGGCGACCGCGGACCGGCGCCAGCGCACTGGGCGACCACTACGCCCCGGGCCCGGTCGTGGTCGGGCTCGACCCAGCGGCCTTTCTGGCCGAGCTCGGATGCGTCCACCGGGCCGCCCGGCTGTGGGACGGTACGGATCACACCAGCCCCCTGACACCGGCCGAGATAGCCGCCCGCAGGGTGGAAGCCGCCCACGGCGTCCTCGTGACGGCCCAACCGGACCACACCGGCCGTCGAACGGATGGGGTGGCTGCCCTGGCGCGCCACCTCAACCCCTCCGCGACACTCATTCACGTGGCACAACAGCCGCAAGTGGCAGCGGAGTTGCCGCCGTCGTTCCTGCGGCCCGTACCGGACGCCCTTGAGGAGTGGCGGGCCCGGCTGGAACCGGTGACCGTGGTGCCCGCACGCCCCGGTACCGACCTGGGTGTGACGTCGGTGGTGTGGCGAGCCCGGCGACCGCTGCACCCTGAGCGGCTCGCGGACGCACTGCCCACCGTCATGGCCGGCGTGGTGCGCGGCCGAGGCCACCTGTGGCTGTCCAGCCGGCCCGCAGCCGTGGTGACCTGGCGGTCGGCCGGACCGCACATGGAACTGCACGAAGCAGATCGCTGGCTGGAGTCCGGAGACGAGAGCGCCTGGCGGAGCGCATCCCCGCAACGGCGCACCCTCGCGTCGTGGTTCTGGCACGACTACTACGGCGAACGCCGTAACGCCCTCACGTTCACCGGCGCCGACCTCGACCGGGACCTGCTCTGCTCCGCACTCGACGCGGCGTTGCTGAACGACAGGGAGTTGTCGCTGGGCTGGGACGGCTGGGCGGCCTTCCCCGATCCCCTGCTCGGCGACGCCCCGCGCTGA